One Bacillus marinisedimentorum genomic region harbors:
- the recD2 gene encoding SF1B family DNA helicase RecD2 — MKEQKRMDLFDEEKKYIKGKLIVMIFHNEQNLYSVARIRIKETNENYDEKEVVVTGNFPRLHEEEMYTFFGNFKEHPKFGLQYHTDHYRKELPQSKEGIIQYLSSDLFKGIGKKTAENIVETLGETAISQILENSAVLENVPRLPEEKAETISRTLQENEGMEQVMIALSQYGFGPQLSMKIYQAYLDETLEVLESNPYKLIEDIEGIGFARADELGRAFGLKGNHPDRIKAGILYLLDQQSMQEGHVYLKKDALLASASSLLTNDEYENEAVSEGEVAAEIEALSSMEKLVLEDGRVYLPSLFFAEKGLVTNIHRILTQSEFADQFPEAEFLKELGELEEREEVEFAPTQKEAIQKALSSPMMILTGGPGTGKTTVTKGIVEVFAELHGLSLEPKDYMNKSEPFPVLLAAPTGRAAKRMSEATGLPAVTIHRLLGWNGNDGFDHDEENMMEGRLLIIDEVSMVDVWLANQLFKSVPEKMQVILVGDEDQLPSVGPGQVLKDLLKSGSVPTVKLTDIYRQEEGSSIIELAHSIKNGTLPENLAAPQNDRRFFPCRANQVLDIVEQISANAVKKGYAPRDIQVLAPMYKGPAGIERLNLMLQKLFNPKKETTREITVGDLAYRVGDKVLQLVNQPEKQVFNGDIGEIVAIFYARENTEKEDQLVVSFDGIEVTYSRQDLNQLTHAYCCSIHKAQGSEFPIVIMPIVQGYYRMLRRNLIYTGITRSKQFLLLCGEQSAIETAVNRTNDNLRQTTLTEKLAEVLGPASIQEDGVLQDGSIPRTEDDLELELEPDEDMENLTPYDFLD, encoded by the coding sequence ATGAAAGAACAGAAACGAATGGATCTTTTTGATGAGGAGAAAAAATATATAAAAGGTAAACTCATTGTGATGATTTTCCACAATGAGCAGAATCTATACTCCGTTGCCCGTATTCGAATAAAAGAGACAAACGAAAATTATGATGAAAAAGAAGTTGTTGTCACCGGCAATTTCCCCCGGCTCCACGAAGAAGAAATGTATACGTTTTTCGGCAACTTCAAAGAACATCCGAAGTTCGGCTTGCAGTACCATACCGATCATTACCGGAAGGAGCTTCCGCAATCAAAGGAAGGCATCATCCAGTACTTATCAAGTGACCTGTTCAAAGGCATCGGTAAAAAGACGGCTGAAAATATTGTTGAGACACTGGGTGAGACAGCGATTTCCCAAATACTCGAAAACTCAGCGGTCCTGGAGAACGTCCCGCGCCTGCCTGAAGAAAAAGCTGAAACGATTAGCCGTACACTTCAGGAAAACGAAGGGATGGAACAAGTTATGATCGCCCTGTCACAGTATGGATTCGGGCCGCAGCTTTCCATGAAAATATACCAGGCCTATCTTGATGAAACGCTTGAAGTGCTTGAAAGCAACCCTTATAAGCTGATCGAAGATATAGAGGGAATCGGATTTGCCAGAGCAGATGAACTGGGCCGTGCTTTTGGCCTGAAGGGAAATCATCCAGACCGCATTAAGGCCGGTATCCTGTATTTGCTCGATCAGCAATCGATGCAGGAGGGGCACGTCTACTTGAAAAAAGATGCCCTCCTTGCAAGCGCAAGCAGCCTCCTTACGAATGACGAATATGAAAATGAGGCGGTAAGCGAGGGAGAAGTAGCTGCCGAAATTGAAGCATTGTCTTCTATGGAAAAGCTGGTTCTTGAAGACGGCAGAGTTTATCTGCCTTCTTTATTCTTTGCGGAAAAAGGCCTGGTCACGAACATACACCGTATCCTGACCCAATCCGAATTTGCCGATCAGTTTCCTGAAGCGGAATTTCTTAAGGAATTGGGCGAGCTTGAGGAACGGGAAGAAGTGGAATTTGCACCGACACAAAAAGAAGCGATCCAGAAAGCACTTTCTTCCCCGATGATGATTTTGACCGGAGGGCCTGGTACAGGTAAAACGACGGTTACGAAAGGGATTGTCGAAGTTTTTGCCGAATTGCACGGCCTATCGCTCGAACCGAAAGATTATATGAACAAATCAGAGCCTTTTCCGGTATTGCTTGCCGCCCCGACAGGCCGGGCCGCCAAACGGATGAGCGAGGCGACAGGCTTGCCGGCGGTCACCATCCACCGCCTTCTTGGCTGGAACGGAAACGACGGCTTTGATCATGATGAAGAGAACATGATGGAAGGCCGGCTGCTGATCATTGATGAAGTGTCAATGGTCGATGTGTGGCTGGCCAATCAGCTGTTTAAATCGGTGCCGGAAAAAATGCAGGTTATTCTTGTCGGCGATGAAGACCAGCTTCCTTCAGTCGGCCCTGGCCAGGTGCTGAAGGACCTTCTCAAATCAGGGTCTGTACCGACAGTGAAGCTGACAGATATTTACCGCCAGGAGGAAGGATCCTCGATCATCGAGCTTGCACACAGCATCAAAAACGGCACCCTTCCGGAAAACCTGGCTGCTCCTCAGAACGACCGGCGCTTTTTTCCATGCAGGGCAAACCAGGTGCTGGATATTGTGGAACAGATCAGCGCAAATGCAGTCAAGAAGGGATATGCTCCGAGGGATATCCAGGTGCTCGCCCCAATGTATAAAGGACCTGCCGGTATTGAGCGGCTGAATCTCATGCTGCAGAAATTATTCAATCCGAAGAAAGAAACAACAAGGGAAATAACAGTTGGCGACCTTGCATACAGGGTCGGCGATAAAGTGCTGCAATTGGTTAATCAGCCGGAAAAACAGGTGTTCAATGGCGATATCGGCGAAATTGTTGCGATTTTTTACGCAAGGGAGAATACTGAGAAAGAAGATCAGCTTGTCGTATCGTTTGATGGCATCGAAGTCACTTACAGCCGCCAGGACCTGAACCAGCTGACACATGCCTACTGCTGCTCGATTCATAAAGCGCAGGGAAGCGAATTTCCGATTGTCATCATGCCGATCGTCCAGGGATATTACCGTATGTTGAGGCGCAACTTGATTTATACCGGTATCACGAGGAGCAAACAGT
- a CDS encoding tetratricopeptide repeat protein, producing the protein MDKNELGIHYMKQEKFEEAIKAFNEAIEEQPDEPVAYINLGNLLASAGELTRSIAFFEKAIELDENSAAAYYGAGNAFYNLDQFKDAGDMYDKALEKGLYEADVYFMSGMAFLQLEQVRHALPRFQRAVELNGDDAEARFQYGMALAGMESIDEAAAQFEKVLELDESHPDACFNLGVARLYEEKPYEALELFNRALKIQPDHLLAANARSKVEEMLNDKDDGRP; encoded by the coding sequence ATGGATAAAAATGAATTAGGCATTCACTATATGAAACAAGAGAAGTTCGAGGAGGCAATCAAAGCTTTTAACGAAGCGATTGAAGAACAGCCGGATGAGCCGGTTGCTTATATTAATCTCGGCAATCTGCTTGCAAGTGCCGGAGAACTGACCAGGTCGATTGCTTTCTTCGAAAAAGCAATCGAGCTGGATGAAAACAGTGCCGCCGCCTACTATGGCGCCGGGAACGCATTTTATAATCTGGACCAATTCAAAGACGCCGGGGATATGTATGATAAGGCTCTGGAAAAAGGGCTGTACGAAGCGGATGTTTACTTCATGTCAGGAATGGCTTTTCTCCAGTTAGAGCAAGTGCGGCACGCTTTGCCGCGTTTCCAGCGGGCAGTTGAATTGAATGGTGATGATGCAGAAGCACGTTTCCAATACGGAATGGCGCTCGCCGGCATGGAATCGATTGACGAGGCTGCGGCACAGTTCGAAAAAGTGCTCGAACTGGATGAGTCCCATCCGGATGCATGTTTCAATCTCGGTGTGGCGCGGCTGTATGAAGAAAAACCATATGAAGCGCTGGAGCTCTTCAACAGAGCGCTCAAGATCCAGCCTGATCATTTACTTGCAGCCAACGCGAGGAGCAAAGTGGAAGAAATGCTCAATGATAAAGATGACGGTCGGCCATAA